The following coding sequences are from one Desulfofundulus luciae window:
- a CDS encoding glycosyltransferase family 2 protein: MEKEKLTSIIIPTRNQLSLTVLCLESIFKYTPEPVEIIVVDNGSTDGTREYLCSVPGIRLLENGRNLGFAAACNRGLAVARGDHLLLLNNDTLVTPGWLSGLISHLKKYPGAGLVGPLSNCGGVTQTIPLALPSLDRLEEFSRRLALQNRGQCHPVPVLSGFCLLFTRRVLNTIGGLDPRFNPGNFEDDDFCLRARLAGFVLLVAADVFVYHFGQKTFTGEGMDYRAVLRAGWEKFRLKWKLPPNFPPEKRHNSPLILNQTFDPCRHTVPLE, encoded by the coding sequence ATGGAAAAGGAAAAGCTTACCTCGATTATCATTCCCACAAGGAACCAGCTAAGCCTGACCGTGTTATGCCTGGAAAGCATTTTCAAGTACACCCCGGAACCGGTTGAAATTATTGTGGTGGACAACGGTTCCACCGACGGCACCCGGGAATACCTGTGCTCAGTGCCTGGAATCCGGCTGCTGGAGAACGGTCGCAACCTGGGTTTTGCCGCCGCATGCAACCGGGGCCTGGCCGTTGCCCGGGGCGACCATCTTTTGCTTTTAAACAACGATACCCTGGTAACCCCGGGGTGGTTGTCCGGGCTCATATCCCATTTAAAAAAGTATCCCGGCGCCGGGCTGGTGGGTCCCCTCTCCAACTGTGGCGGTGTAACGCAGACCATACCGTTAGCCCTGCCTTCCCTGGACCGGCTGGAGGAATTCAGCCGCCGGCTGGCACTGCAAAACCGGGGACAGTGCCACCCGGTCCCGGTGCTCAGCGGTTTTTGCCTGCTGTTCACGCGGCGGGTTTTGAATACCATTGGCGGGCTGGACCCCCGTTTTAACCCCGGGAATTTTGAAGATGACGATTTCTGCCTGCGGGCCAGGCTGGCCGGCTTTGTGCTGCTGGTGGCCGCAGACGTATTTGTATACCACTTCGGTCAGAAAACCTTTACCGGGGAAGGCATGGATTACCGGGCGGTCCTGCGGGCCGGCTGGGAAAAGTTCCGGCTTAAGTGGAAGTTGCCGCCCAATTTTCCACCGGAAAAGCGCCACAATTCTCCCCTGATCCTGAATCAAACCTTTGATCCCTGCCGGCATACGGTTCCGCTGGAGTAA
- a CDS encoding glycosyltransferase family 2 protein gives MHEASARGSKGLASVIIICRDELPYLEQTIRFMLTVPSGCPMEIIVVDDGSRDGCADFLRRGGELSRRVHLVDAPGLGPARARNLGAARARGELLVFCDAHIIVPGGWLGDLARAVLAGQAHAVCPALVHTENPHLAIYGGTFNKDLSWVGLTLPPRSLSPVPLAPAGCLAVSREVFLEVGGFEEGFTGWGYDDVEFSLKLWLFGFVVAVMPWVKVIHISRPLKPYQRPGENLTRNLLLLAALHFNPHRLARVAAMARPYAGFSEAWARASEPGVLKKRDEYFRRRVHDDDWFVSTFGMPV, from the coding sequence ATGCATGAAGCATCCGCAAGGGGGTCAAAAGGTCTGGCTTCGGTAATTATTATCTGCCGGGATGAACTGCCCTATCTGGAGCAAACCATCCGCTTTATGCTTACCGTGCCTTCCGGTTGTCCCATGGAGATCATTGTGGTGGATGACGGCTCCCGGGATGGGTGCGCCGACTTTCTCCGGCGGGGGGGCGAGCTGAGCCGGCGCGTGCACCTTGTCGATGCCCCCGGTTTGGGGCCGGCCCGGGCCCGGAACCTGGGAGCCGCCCGGGCCAGGGGTGAGCTCCTGGTTTTTTGCGACGCCCACATCATTGTCCCCGGCGGCTGGCTGGGCGATCTGGCCCGGGCGGTGCTGGCCGGGCAGGCCCATGCCGTTTGCCCGGCCCTGGTGCATACGGAAAACCCGCACTTGGCCATCTACGGCGGCACCTTTAATAAAGACCTTTCCTGGGTGGGGCTGACCCTGCCTCCCCGCTCTCTTTCACCCGTGCCCCTGGCCCCCGCCGGCTGCCTGGCCGTGAGCCGGGAGGTTTTTTTAGAGGTGGGAGGATTTGAAGAAGGTTTCACCGGCTGGGGATATGACGATGTAGAATTTTCGCTGAAGTTATGGCTTTTTGGTTTTGTCGTGGCGGTAATGCCGTGGGTTAAAGTTATACACATCAGCCGCCCTTTAAAACCCTACCAGAGGCCGGGGGAGAATCTCACCCGCAACCTTCTCCTGCTGGCGGCCCTGCACTTCAACCCCCACCGCCTGGCCAGGGTGGCGGCAATGGCCAGGCCCTATGCGGGCTTTTCCGAAGCCTGGGCCCGGGCGAGTGAACCGGGCGTCTTAAAAAAACGGGATGAGTATTTTCGCCGCCGGGTGCACGATGATGACTGGTTTGTGAGTACCTTTGGCATGCCGGTTTAA
- a CDS encoding glycosyltransferase family protein has product MEHFAFIICSQDDARYRRCLQYLLALERPDVQMEVLRVASRHSIAAAYNRAMERSAATYKVYLHDDVFILNRHFCRDVLKIFRADPSIGLIGMCGCKKIPPRGMWWEGKSYGKVSHGDPPRVLLFNQPAGLYEVVQAVDGLLMVTRYDVPWREDIIDGFHFYDLSQCLEFARRGYRVVVPRQEEPWCYHRSPGRIDAEYERLRQVFLREYAKELSGNQVG; this is encoded by the coding sequence GTGGAGCATTTTGCTTTTATCATTTGCAGCCAGGACGACGCCCGTTACCGCCGCTGCCTCCAGTACCTGCTGGCGCTGGAACGCCCCGACGTCCAGATGGAGGTCCTGCGGGTGGCGTCCCGGCACAGTATTGCGGCTGCTTATAACCGGGCGATGGAAAGGAGCGCGGCTACCTATAAGGTTTACCTGCACGACGATGTATTTATTTTAAACCGTCACTTCTGCCGGGACGTTTTGAAGATTTTTCGGGCGGACCCCTCCATCGGCCTTATCGGCATGTGCGGGTGCAAAAAGATACCGCCCAGGGGGATGTGGTGGGAGGGGAAAAGTTACGGCAAAGTTTCTCATGGGGACCCACCCCGGGTGCTCCTCTTTAACCAGCCCGCGGGCCTTTACGAGGTGGTGCAGGCGGTGGATGGCCTGCTCATGGTCACCCGCTACGATGTGCCCTGGCGGGAGGACATAATCGACGGTTTTCACTTTTACGATCTTTCCCAGTGCCTGGAATTTGCCCGCCGGGGATACCGGGTGGTGGTGCCACGCCAGGAAGAACCCTGGTGCTACCACCGGAGTCCGGGCAGGATTGATGCGGAATATGAGCGGTTAAGGCAGGTTTTCTTAAGGGAGTATGCCAAGGAATTATCTGGCAATCAGGTGGGGTAA
- a CDS encoding DUF6385 domain-containing protein, whose protein sequence is MAKIGVMPEDSRFARQKDNLEHLGVLGIFAGIVLGAVAIVLCLILYRKPVPECPEPEFTSIVQRNLVSRDVEGFSKSIDLSRIRTFSFLVRNDGPNPVVAQTELSPDGVTWSSFGESSYVIEPGDKHLFVPQFFLRYARIKFRNKKPGMDTLITVWFQGQG, encoded by the coding sequence ATGGCAAAAATTGGTGTCATGCCGGAAGATTCCAGGTTCGCACGGCAAAAAGATAACCTTGAGCACCTGGGTGTGCTGGGCATTTTTGCCGGGATTGTGCTGGGGGCTGTCGCCATTGTCTTATGCCTTATCTTATACCGCAAGCCCGTTCCCGAATGCCCTGAACCCGAGTTCACCAGTATTGTCCAGCGTAATCTGGTTAGCCGGGATGTAGAAGGTTTTAGCAAAAGCATTGATCTTTCCCGGATCCGGACCTTTTCTTTTCTGGTCCGCAATGATGGTCCCAATCCTGTGGTGGCCCAGACCGAGCTGAGTCCAGACGGAGTGACCTGGAGTTCCTTCGGGGAATCGTCGTACGTGATCGAGCCCGGGGATAAGCACCTTTTTGTCCCCCAGTTTTTCCTGCGATATGCCCGCATTAAATTCCGGAACAAGAAGCCGGGCATGGATACGTTGATTACCGTGTGGTTTCAGGGGCAGGGTTAA
- a CDS encoding tetratricopeptide repeat-containing glycosyltransferase family 2 protein has product MESRISLCMIVKDEEQNIRRCLQSVAGTVDEIIVVDTGSTDGTCQIAREFGALVQSFPWNDNFSDARNASLELATGDWILFLDADEELAGESREVLRRLANEKNVEGYFVKIINYVGNGGWVETCPDLVFRLFKNRKDYRFRGAIHEQIADVILERNSQARYQIAEDLVILHYGYLDRQIEAKDKKNRNLALLSQELNRNPDNRHLRYHYGVELYRAERFDEAAAELVRAANGIDPNTIYLPKLLRYIVLAYHAARKPEQALEIVQLGLDLFPNYADLYYYGGLISYEQKDYGRAYEFFQRALSMPEQPAHYAPFGGTRGFRSLYQLGQLAEVFLNHEEAMRYYILSLRDKPHFTPALESITRLLKPQEDPVYAKKCLEQLCEFCTPQANLLMGQILFRQSAYKLALEYLERGMDQQEAVPEILLWKAICLIQLRRYLEALRILEGFGPGHRLYPLAKLNKILCFWFQGKRRKVLPLVEELFALGLSQDTGAVVSLLRNYPGRRRGPGVTLGDEGMSLLLDILMRALDLGEKERAESLLDGLSRECLSKNARAVGQLFYRYGHLKTAEYYLGLYLEAYPECPETLFTLAEIKERQNACIEAGELYRRALAQDPAEPRYYVSLIRLYEKMRREILRVAIDKYPELPVLRRLFEEANQEI; this is encoded by the coding sequence ATGGAGTCCAGAATCAGCTTGTGCATGATTGTAAAGGACGAAGAACAAAACATCCGCCGTTGCCTTCAAAGCGTGGCCGGGACCGTGGACGAAATAATTGTTGTAGATACGGGCTCTACCGACGGTACTTGTCAAATAGCCAGGGAATTTGGCGCCCTGGTCCAATCTTTCCCCTGGAATGACAATTTCAGTGACGCCCGCAATGCCTCGCTTGAACTGGCCACGGGAGATTGGATTTTGTTTTTAGATGCCGATGAAGAACTGGCCGGTGAAAGCAGGGAAGTACTGCGCAGGCTGGCCAACGAAAAGAATGTAGAAGGTTATTTTGTCAAGATAATTAACTACGTAGGCAACGGGGGGTGGGTCGAAACCTGCCCGGACCTGGTCTTCCGTCTTTTCAAAAACCGAAAGGACTACCGGTTTCGCGGGGCTATCCACGAACAGATCGCAGACGTGATCTTAGAACGAAACAGCCAGGCCAGGTACCAGATTGCCGAAGACCTGGTGATCCTGCATTACGGCTACCTGGACCGGCAAATTGAGGCAAAGGATAAAAAGAACCGGAATCTGGCCCTGCTCAGCCAGGAGCTAAACCGGAATCCGGACAACCGCCACCTTCGCTATCACTACGGTGTGGAGCTGTACCGGGCGGAAAGGTTTGATGAAGCAGCAGCAGAACTGGTCAGGGCGGCCAATGGTATCGATCCGAACACCATCTACCTGCCCAAACTCCTGCGTTACATCGTCCTGGCCTACCATGCCGCCCGCAAGCCCGAACAGGCTTTAGAAATTGTCCAGCTCGGCCTGGATCTTTTTCCTAACTACGCAGACCTCTATTACTACGGCGGGTTGATCAGCTACGAACAAAAAGATTACGGGCGGGCGTATGAGTTCTTCCAAAGGGCGCTGTCCATGCCCGAACAGCCGGCCCACTACGCACCTTTCGGCGGGACGCGGGGTTTCCGTTCCCTTTACCAGCTGGGACAGCTGGCGGAAGTTTTTTTAAACCACGAAGAAGCCATGCGTTATTACATCTTGAGCCTGCGGGACAAACCCCACTTCACCCCCGCCCTGGAAAGCATCACGCGCCTCTTAAAACCACAAGAAGATCCGGTTTATGCAAAAAAATGCCTGGAACAGCTTTGTGAATTCTGTACTCCCCAGGCCAACCTCCTGATGGGGCAAATCCTTTTCCGCCAGTCCGCCTACAAGCTTGCCCTGGAGTACCTGGAGCGGGGCATGGACCAGCAGGAAGCCGTACCGGAAATTCTATTATGGAAAGCAATCTGCCTGATCCAGCTGAGGCGTTACCTGGAAGCCCTGCGCATCCTTGAGGGGTTCGGCCCCGGCCACCGGCTTTACCCGCTGGCCAAATTAAATAAAATCCTGTGCTTCTGGTTCCAGGGAAAACGCCGGAAAGTGCTGCCCCTGGTGGAAGAACTGTTTGCCCTCGGACTTTCCCAGGACACGGGGGCGGTGGTGAGCCTGCTGCGAAACTACCCGGGCAGGCGCAGAGGGCCCGGAGTCACCCTGGGCGACGAGGGAATGTCCCTTCTCCTGGATATTCTAATGCGTGCCCTTGACCTGGGCGAGAAAGAACGGGCCGAGTCGCTGTTAGACGGTTTATCCCGGGAGTGCCTGAGCAAGAACGCCCGGGCCGTAGGCCAGCTATTTTACCGGTACGGCCACCTCAAGACCGCAGAATATTACCTGGGTCTTTACCTGGAGGCCTATCCGGAATGCCCCGAAACACTCTTTACCCTTGCAGAAATTAAAGAGCGTCAAAACGCCTGCATCGAGGCCGGGGAACTCTATAGACGGGCCCTGGCGCAGGATCCAGCAGAACCGCGGTATTATGTCAGCCTGATCAGGCTTTATGAAAAAATGCGCCGGGAAATCCTGCGGGTAGCCATTGATAAATACCCCGAACTACCGGTTCTGCGCAGGCTCTTTGAGGAGGCAAACCAGGAAATATGA
- a CDS encoding DUF6385 domain-containing protein gives MPNYKIFQDNPDQARIKIFGSQNVALNTDSTGNLSITSTGLAVTAPANGLLVTAPATGLSITPPAGGLTITSTGLAVTAPANGLLVTAPATGLSITPPAGGLSITSTGLAVTAPANGLLVTAPATGLSITPPVGGLSITSTGLAVTAPANGLLVTAPATGLSITPPAGGLTITSTGLAVLSNLVTTDVSATRANVTDTAGSPDTSYTVLNLRTWTFGVVNASTTIAPATVKLQISPDGSSWIDEAGPVTLNTGDVTTLVSAIFLKYARIYYAAVDSNSAVTLNIFFQGQS, from the coding sequence ATGCCAAACTATAAAATTTTTCAAGACAATCCAGATCAAGCGCGTATAAAAATCTTTGGCAGCCAGAATGTAGCCTTGAATACCGACTCAACAGGTAACCTGAGCATCACCAGCACCGGTCTGGCCGTTACCGCACCGGCGAACGGGTTGCTGGTGACGGCGCCGGCTACCGGTTTATCGATCACGCCGCCGGCCGGGGGTTTAACCATCACCAGCACCGGCCTGGCCGTCACCGCACCGGCGAACGGGCTGCTGGTGACGGCACCGGCTACCGGTTTATCGATCACGCCGCCGGCCGGGGGCCTGAGCATCACCAGCACCGGTCTGGCCGTTACCGCACCGGCGAACGGGTTGCTGGTGACGGCACCGGCTACCGGTTTATCGATCACGCCGCCGGTCGGGGGCCTGAGCATCACCAGCACCGGTCTGGCCGTCACCGCACCGGCGAACGGGCTGCTGGTGACGGCACCGGCTACCGGTTTATCGATCACGCCGCCGGCCGGGGGTTTAACCATCACCAGCACCGGCCTGGCCGTATTATCAAATCTGGTCACCACTGACGTATCGGCCACGAGGGCAAACGTTACAGACACTGCCGGAAGCCCCGATACCAGTTACACCGTTTTGAATCTCAGGACCTGGACGTTTGGCGTTGTTAACGCCTCCACAACGATTGCTCCCGCCACTGTTAAGCTGCAGATCAGCCCGGACGGCAGCAGCTGGATCGACGAGGCCGGCCCGGTTACCCTGAACACCGGCGATGTAACTACCCTTGTGTCTGCTATTTTCTTGAAATACGCACGTATATATTATGCTGCCGTCGACTCGAACAGCGCCGTGACCCTGAATATCTTTTTCCAGGGCCAGAGCTAA
- a CDS encoding glycosyltransferase family 2 protein, translated as MSSGLPVSLCMIARNEEHWIASCIQSVQHLVQEIVVVDTGSTDRTKEVAAQSGARVFTFHWCDDFAAARNYSLSKATGDWILILDADEILAPVKLEEFARLLDAPGVEGYFVKIRSYLGNGEGMAEDQVVRLFRNKPAYRFTGAIHEQVAGAIKKHNAGGGLAFSDLLIYHFGYLDRHLQVKNKHQRNICVIKKALDDKPDDPFLLYSLGIEHLQCGEIKKGIEHMEKALVFMRGNEGYFRDLLLTLCLGLFRTGQRDRLTFLLDGALSMLPADPDLHLVKGLLALHDGRCDTAIEELRFALTAGAQILPPYHIHALLGDSYNLLGQYGEAEDEYFHALLLAPHMLYPLTQILGLKQRGRGRLQWQALSRFASPSRKKALYKELCKLGELPLAMVLALLILVEPSNSRNCRELIETCREYQLMVEQYLASRPGQEPLGNYLLTGASGMLLYASAVQRNLECGLFSFVQGLLRLASSALELVVMGLCPPWSPALLNSLNV; from the coding sequence ATGAGCAGCGGGTTACCGGTGAGCCTGTGCATGATTGCCAGAAACGAAGAACACTGGATTGCCTCCTGCATCCAAAGTGTGCAGCACCTGGTGCAGGAAATCGTCGTGGTCGACACGGGCTCCACCGACCGGACGAAGGAAGTGGCCGCCCAAAGTGGAGCCAGGGTTTTTACCTTTCACTGGTGCGATGATTTTGCGGCGGCAAGAAACTACTCCCTTAGTAAAGCCACAGGTGACTGGATCCTGATCCTGGATGCTGATGAAATACTGGCCCCAGTTAAATTAGAGGAATTCGCCAGACTCCTTGACGCACCGGGTGTAGAAGGGTATTTCGTGAAAATCCGCAGCTACCTGGGAAACGGTGAAGGGATGGCCGAGGACCAGGTGGTGCGGTTGTTTAGAAATAAACCCGCCTATCGTTTTACCGGAGCCATCCATGAACAGGTAGCCGGGGCAATCAAAAAGCATAACGCCGGAGGGGGCCTCGCCTTTTCGGATCTGTTAATCTACCACTTTGGCTATCTCGACCGGCACTTGCAGGTCAAAAACAAGCACCAGCGTAACATCTGCGTAATTAAAAAGGCCCTGGATGATAAACCTGATGACCCTTTTCTTTTATACAGCCTCGGCATCGAACACTTGCAGTGTGGGGAAATCAAAAAAGGCATTGAACACATGGAGAAAGCCCTGGTTTTCATGCGCGGAAACGAGGGTTATTTCCGTGATTTGTTGCTCACGCTGTGCCTGGGGCTTTTCAGAACCGGTCAAAGGGACAGGTTAACATTTTTGCTTGACGGGGCCCTATCCATGCTGCCCGCCGACCCGGACCTGCACCTGGTCAAAGGACTTTTGGCCCTGCATGACGGCCGCTGCGACACGGCCATCGAGGAACTGCGTTTTGCCCTTACTGCGGGAGCCCAGATTCTCCCCCCTTACCACATCCACGCCTTGCTTGGGGACAGCTATAATCTTTTGGGCCAGTATGGGGAAGCAGAAGATGAGTACTTTCACGCCTTACTCCTTGCACCGCACATGTTGTACCCGCTGACCCAAATACTGGGTTTAAAACAGCGGGGTCGGGGCAGGCTCCAATGGCAGGCATTAAGCCGGTTTGCTTCCCCATCCAGAAAAAAAGCCCTGTACAAAGAGCTGTGCAAACTTGGCGAGTTACCTCTGGCGATGGTTCTGGCGCTGCTTATACTGGTCGAACCGTCTAACTCCAGAAACTGCCGGGAATTAATAGAGACCTGCCGGGAATACCAGCTTATGGTGGAACAGTATCTGGCCAGCCGGCCCGGGCAAGAACCGCTGGGCAACTACCTTCTTACCGGCGCCAGCGGGATGCTTTTATACGCCAGCGCGGTGCAGCGGAATCTGGAGTGTGGATTGTTTTCCTTCGTCCAGGGACTTCTCAGGCTGGCCTCATCCGCCCTGGAACTGGTGGTCATGGGGTTGTGTCCTCCCTGGTCACCTGCTCTACTGAATAGCCTTAACGTTTGA
- a CDS encoding glycosyltransferase family 2 protein — protein MLFSVIIPCRNEGDHLRRTVQSMIQARGPEQEIVVVDDGSTDGCCDFLRSGKMPGVRLVEGKNLGVAGARNAGAARATGKILCFCDAHLELPPGWLAALARPLGEGMAEVVCPAMADSRRPHAVGYGVTWGTNLQWQWLHRRPPEPSYVPLAPGGCLLVSRRVYEAVGGFERGFYGFGFDDQEFCLKIWLFGFRVMVQPQVQVRHLFRETHPYPVGAGELLHNFLRMTFLHFNRRRLARVMEMVRGQPGFAGVMAGLLDSDVWEKRKIYFQRRHYDDDWFMERFKIPF, from the coding sequence GTGCTTTTTTCCGTTATAATTCCCTGCCGTAATGAAGGGGATCATTTGCGGCGGACCGTCCAATCCATGATCCAGGCCCGGGGACCGGAGCAGGAAATTGTTGTGGTGGACGACGGGTCCACCGACGGGTGCTGTGATTTCCTGCGGTCCGGTAAAATGCCCGGTGTGCGGTTGGTTGAGGGGAAAAACCTGGGGGTGGCCGGTGCACGCAATGCGGGGGCGGCCCGGGCCACAGGAAAAATCCTTTGTTTTTGCGATGCCCACCTGGAATTGCCGCCCGGCTGGCTGGCGGCTCTGGCCCGCCCCCTCGGGGAGGGTATGGCCGAGGTGGTTTGCCCGGCCATGGCCGATTCCCGCCGGCCCCACGCGGTGGGTTACGGGGTTACCTGGGGAACCAACCTGCAATGGCAGTGGTTGCACCGCCGTCCCCCGGAACCTTCCTATGTCCCTCTGGCTCCCGGGGGATGTCTTCTGGTATCCCGGCGGGTGTACGAAGCGGTAGGGGGATTTGAAAGGGGTTTTTACGGGTTTGGTTTTGACGACCAGGAATTTTGCCTCAAAATCTGGCTTTTCGGTTTCCGGGTTATGGTGCAGCCGCAGGTACAGGTGCGGCATCTTTTCCGGGAGACCCACCCCTACCCGGTAGGGGCGGGTGAACTGCTGCACAATTTTTTGCGCATGACTTTTTTGCACTTTAACCGGAGGCGTCTGGCGCGGGTAATGGAGATGGTCAGGGGGCAGCCCGGATTTGCCGGAGTGATGGCAGGGCTGCTGGACAGCGATGTTTGGGAAAAGCGTAAAATTTATTTCCAGCGCCGACACTATGACGACGATTGGTTCATGGAGCGTTTTAAAATACCCTTTTAA
- a CDS encoding carboxypeptidase-like regulatory domain-containing protein: protein MAFQLTSFDLVTPPGGSQQHYDFFILPEPRALASGVVRRPDGTPVPGAVVVVFRKEGDKLGPVIGHTFTDQDGQFFLGPLAPGTEYKVKVFYMETGAVQDQAQVVESGIFPPVFPLPPVAPFPTVAPFPPVAPLP from the coding sequence ATGGCTTTTCAACTAACCAGTTTTGACCTGGTTACCCCGCCCGGCGGGAGCCAGCAGCATTACGACTTTTTCATCCTCCCCGAACCCCGGGCGCTGGCCAGCGGGGTGGTGCGCCGGCCCGATGGTACGCCCGTGCCGGGAGCCGTGGTGGTCGTGTTTCGGAAGGAAGGGGATAAGCTGGGGCCCGTTATCGGTCACACCTTCACCGATCAGGACGGGCAGTTTTTCCTGGGACCCCTGGCTCCCGGGACCGAGTACAAGGTAAAGGTATTCTACATGGAAACCGGTGCTGTGCAGGACCAGGCCCAGGTGGTGGAGTCCGGTATTTTCCCGCCGGTCTTCCCGCTGCCTCCCGTAGCTCCATTTCCCACTGTAGCCCCGTTTCCTCCAGTTGCTCCGTTGCCGTAA
- a CDS encoding tetratricopeptide repeat-containing glycosyltransferase family 2 protein, producing the protein MIPTVALAMIVRNEEANLAVCLDSVKGAVDEIVIVDTGSTDRTVEIARRYTGKVYRYPWHGDFSAARNYALARAKSDWILSLDADEELDTSPGDLRSLINNNSGYEAFFLPLHNRATENPGDYNRFFVLRLFRNKAGYRFQGVIHEQVVISRPEAVGTAQGPVIWHRPLSKRERNRKRGRNLALLRQAVAADPANPFLQYYLGVEWLGLGKAERALPYLQEALKQLTDGHILFRAPAIRLVIACLRALGNLDEAICICMEESQRYPFYTDLFFDGGILFEEKGEYEIALKWFKEALHLGQPPPLFSHTNGTESFLSLYHLGYCHEKLARFKEAKNCYEKALALNPAYLYPLYNLFLLHLAEKGPQGAFDHLKAAGHLNHPQQVVVLADLFFEAGFPDLACACFEETGPGAGSPTEGHVRRLARFCVYAGRFEHALSLMERIRHAGGEIDPSLAVDEIVALMLKEDYRLAKIRTISLWRRPQGRSPAWALLNLISLLGNGSRCGRPEKNREPAVIETALTILENCLRYRPGPLEPGNARVSLGYHRLAQETIKLLTSLSPRGCMALCAYLKEKASAARHMLDYKCGPARGLFS; encoded by the coding sequence ATGATCCCAACTGTAGCTTTAGCGATGATCGTGCGCAACGAAGAGGCAAACCTGGCCGTCTGCCTGGATAGCGTTAAGGGGGCGGTCGATGAAATAGTTATTGTAGATACCGGTTCAACGGACCGTACCGTAGAGATCGCCCGCCGTTACACCGGCAAGGTCTACCGTTACCCGTGGCACGGTGATTTTAGCGCCGCCCGCAACTATGCTCTTGCCCGGGCTAAAAGCGATTGGATCTTGTCCCTTGATGCCGATGAAGAACTGGATACCAGTCCGGGCGACCTGCGCTCGCTTATAAACAACAACAGCGGTTACGAGGCCTTTTTCCTGCCCCTCCATAACCGGGCCACTGAAAATCCCGGTGACTACAACCGGTTTTTCGTCCTCAGACTGTTTCGAAACAAGGCCGGCTACCGCTTCCAGGGGGTCATCCATGAGCAGGTGGTGATTAGCCGCCCGGAAGCGGTAGGCACAGCACAGGGCCCGGTTATCTGGCACAGGCCTTTATCCAAAAGAGAACGCAACCGCAAGCGAGGGCGCAATCTGGCCCTGCTGCGGCAGGCGGTAGCTGCGGATCCCGCCAATCCCTTCTTACAGTATTACCTGGGGGTGGAATGGCTGGGCCTGGGCAAGGCTGAACGGGCGCTCCCGTACCTTCAAGAAGCCTTAAAACAGCTGACGGACGGGCACATCCTGTTCCGGGCGCCGGCCATCCGTTTAGTGATTGCCTGCTTGAGGGCGCTGGGGAACCTTGATGAGGCCATCTGTATATGTATGGAAGAAAGCCAGCGCTATCCCTTTTACACCGATCTATTTTTCGACGGAGGAATCCTGTTCGAGGAAAAAGGGGAGTATGAAATAGCCCTGAAATGGTTTAAAGAGGCCCTGCATCTCGGCCAACCGCCACCCCTGTTTAGCCATACCAACGGCACGGAGAGCTTCCTGTCGTTATATCATCTGGGCTACTGCCACGAAAAACTGGCCAGGTTTAAAGAAGCTAAAAACTGTTACGAGAAGGCCCTGGCATTAAACCCTGCCTATCTTTATCCGCTCTACAACCTGTTCCTGCTCCACCTGGCTGAAAAGGGACCACAGGGTGCCTTCGACCATCTCAAAGCCGCCGGGCACCTCAACCACCCCCAACAGGTAGTAGTGCTGGCCGACCTGTTCTTCGAGGCCGGTTTTCCGGATCTGGCCTGTGCGTGTTTTGAAGAAACCGGCCCAGGTGCCGGCAGTCCAACTGAAGGCCATGTCCGGCGCCTGGCACGGTTTTGCGTGTATGCAGGCCGGTTTGAGCATGCCCTTTCCCTTATGGAGCGTATCCGGCACGCCGGTGGTGAGATAGATCCCTCCCTGGCAGTCGACGAGATCGTTGCCCTGATGCTCAAAGAAGATTACCGCCTGGCGAAAATAAGGACCATTTCCCTGTGGCGGCGGCCACAAGGGCGTAGCCCGGCCTGGGCGTTATTGAACCTGATTTCGCTGCTCGGCAACGGTTCCAGGTGCGGCCGGCCGGAAAAAAACCGCGAGCCGGCAGTCATTGAAACGGCCCTGACCATCCTGGAGAACTGCCTGCGCTACCGGCCCGGGCCTTTGGAACCAGGTAATGCCCGCGTTTCATTGGGGTACCACCGGCTGGCGCAAGAGACAATAAAGCTTTTAACCAGCCTGTCTCCCAGGGGATGCATGGCCCTGTGTGCCTACCTTAAAGAAAAAGCCAGCGCCGCCCGTCACATGCTGGACTACAAATGCGGCCCGGCCAGGGGGTTATTTTCATGA